The DNA sequence TTTGGGAGGAGGTGATATTTCTCAATCACGTTCTTCGAGCGGCTAACTATCTCTGCATTGAGGTCAAGGGTGCTGAAGAGTGACAGTAACTCAAAAACTGGTTCCAAGTCGATTTTGGAGAGCACGTGTGGCTTTTTCTTTATCTCATAGGATTTCATTCCAGTGCTTGCCTTTATGTAGAAAAAGAGAACCTCAGATGCCACTATTGGATTTATAAATCCCCTGATTTTGCTGTCTTCGACGTCTCTGATCAGTTTTTTAGCCTCTTCTATGCCGCCGAGGTGGTATATGAGGACGTTGGAGTCAAAGAAAACGTTGTCCTTACCACTCATCTTCAATCTCCTCAATAATCCTGTC is a window from the Thermococcus sp. genome containing:
- a CDS encoding type II toxin-antitoxin system VapC family toxin, giving the protein MSGKDNVFFDSNVLIYHLGGIEEAKKLIRDVEDSKIRGFINPIVASEVLFFYIKASTGMKSYEIKKKPHVLSKIDLEPVFELLSLFSTLDLNAEIVSRSKNVIEKYHLLPNDALIAATCEFYGIEKIATFDDDFKRVVGLQILQK